A window of the Nibribacter ruber genome harbors these coding sequences:
- the groL gene encoding chaperonin GroEL (60 kDa chaperone family; promotes refolding of misfolded polypeptides especially under stressful conditions; forms two stacked rings of heptamers to form a barrel-shaped 14mer; ends can be capped by GroES; misfolded proteins enter the barrel where they are refolded when GroES binds) → MASKNITFDIEARNKIKKGVDTLANAVKVTLGPKGRNVIIDKKFGAPSITKDGVTVAKEIELKDAVENMGAQLVKEVASKTADMAGDGTTTATVLAQAIYTAGSKNVAAGANPMDLKRGIDKAVSKVVENLKAQSKKIENSSEIAQVGTISANNDFEIGQMIADAMDKVGKDGVITVEEAKGTETEVKTVEGMQFDRGYLSPYFVTNPEKMEAEFENAYILIYDKKVSTMKELLPVLEQVVQTGKALVIISEDVDGEALATLVVNKLRGSLKIAAVKAPGFGDRRKAMLEDIAILTGGTVISEERGYKLDNATLDYLGQAERIIIDKDNTTIVNGKGEKDAITGRVNEIKSQIEKTTSDYDREKLQERLAKLSGGVAILYIGASTEVEMKEKKDRVDDALHATRAAVEEGIVAGGGVALIRAIDALNDVDTRNEDEKTGVQIIRTALESPLRTIVSNAGGEGSVIVNEVRAGQADYGYNARDDKFENMFAAGIIDPTKVTRLALENAASVAALLLTTECVIADEPEEAGAAAGGGMPGGMGGMGGMM, encoded by the coding sequence ATGGCATCTAAGAACATTACCTTCGACATCGAAGCCCGTAACAAAATCAAAAAAGGCGTTGACACGTTGGCCAACGCTGTAAAAGTAACCCTGGGCCCTAAAGGCCGCAACGTCATCATCGACAAGAAATTTGGCGCTCCTAGCATCACTAAAGACGGTGTGACGGTTGCCAAAGAAATTGAATTGAAAGACGCCGTTGAGAACATGGGCGCACAACTGGTGAAAGAAGTAGCCTCTAAAACCGCCGACATGGCTGGTGACGGTACTACTACTGCCACCGTATTGGCCCAAGCCATCTACACTGCCGGTTCTAAAAACGTAGCCGCTGGAGCCAACCCAATGGACTTGAAGCGTGGTATTGACAAAGCCGTTTCTAAAGTAGTTGAAAATCTGAAAGCGCAGTCAAAGAAGATTGAAAACTCTTCTGAGATTGCCCAGGTAGGTACCATCTCCGCCAACAACGACTTTGAAATCGGGCAGATGATTGCTGATGCCATGGACAAAGTGGGTAAAGACGGCGTGATCACGGTAGAAGAAGCAAAAGGTACTGAGACCGAAGTAAAGACCGTAGAAGGTATGCAGTTTGACCGCGGTTACCTGTCTCCTTACTTCGTGACCAACCCAGAGAAGATGGAAGCCGAGTTTGAGAACGCCTACATCTTGATTTATGACAAGAAAGTGTCTACCATGAAAGAACTGCTTCCGGTATTGGAGCAAGTAGTTCAAACGGGTAAGGCTTTGGTGATCATCTCTGAAGACGTAGACGGTGAAGCCCTTGCTACCTTGGTAGTAAACAAACTTCGTGGTTCGTTGAAGATTGCTGCTGTAAAAGCACCAGGCTTCGGTGACCGTAGAAAAGCCATGCTAGAGGACATCGCTATCTTGACCGGTGGTACTGTTATCTCTGAAGAGCGTGGTTACAAGCTTGACAATGCTACCCTGGACTATTTGGGTCAGGCTGAGCGCATCATTATTGACAAAGACAACACGACCATTGTGAACGGTAAAGGCGAGAAAGATGCCATTACGGGCCGTGTGAACGAAATCAAATCTCAGATTGAGAAAACCACTTCTGACTATGACAGAGAGAAGCTACAAGAGCGTCTGGCTAAATTGTCTGGCGGTGTAGCTATCCTTTACATTGGTGCCTCTACCGAGGTGGAGATGAAAGAGAAAAAAGACCGTGTGGATGATGCCTTGCACGCGACCAGAGCGGCCGTAGAAGAAGGTATTGTTGCCGGTGGTGGTGTTGCCTTGATCAGAGCCATTGACGCCTTGAACGACGTTGATACCCGCAACGAAGACGAGAAGACTGGTGTGCAGATCATCCGCACGGCCCTGGAGTCTCCTTTGAGAACCATTGTTTCTAACGCTGGTGGCGAAGGATCTGTGATTGTAAACGAAGTACGTGCTGGTCAGGCAGACTACGGCTACAACGCCCGCGACGACAAGTTTGAGAACATGTTTGCCGCCGGTATCATTGACCCAACCAAAGTAACGCGTCTTGCGCTTGAGAACGCCGCTTCGGTGGCAGCCTTGTTGCTGACTACAGAGTGTGTGATTGCTGATGAGCCGGAAGAGGCTGGTGCGGCTGCCGGTGGCGGAATGCCAGGCGGTATGGGCGGCATGGGTGGCATGATGTAA
- a CDS encoding sigma-54 interaction domain-containing protein → MRDLDIQSVKQRFGIIGNSALLNHAIQVAVQVAPTDMTVLINGESGSGKESFSKIIHHLSPRKHGQFIAINCGAIPEGTIDSELFGHEKGSFTGAQEARKGYFEVTNGGTIFLDEIGEMPLGTQARLLRVLENGEFIKVGSSKVQKTDVRVVAATNVNLMQAVERGQFREDLYYRLNTVPISVPPLRERGEDTHLLFRKFASDFAERYHVKPITLVPEAVHELLRYRFPGNIRQLKNIVEQISVLEYEREISADTLRKYLPKEQVNQLPAILPQDRSSVDGAGNFSERDLLYKVLFDMRKDMNDLKQLVFDILSHQQEDAELLKANSHLFDEVRSVEKHAPVYRGPERRDGFVLAMNEEEEDYEEKVEDISHETEEESLSLEHKEKEMILKALKKHNNKRKYAARDLGISERTLYRKLKQYDIEDM, encoded by the coding sequence ATGCGTGATTTAGATATTCAGTCTGTAAAGCAACGGTTTGGGATCATAGGCAACTCGGCCTTGCTCAACCATGCCATACAGGTGGCAGTGCAGGTGGCCCCTACTGACATGACCGTGCTCATTAACGGGGAAAGCGGCAGCGGCAAGGAGTCATTCTCCAAGATCATCCATCATTTGAGCCCTCGCAAGCACGGCCAGTTCATAGCCATCAACTGCGGGGCCATACCAGAAGGAACCATTGACTCTGAGTTGTTCGGGCATGAGAAGGGCTCATTTACCGGGGCGCAGGAAGCCAGAAAAGGATATTTTGAGGTGACCAACGGCGGTACCATCTTTTTAGATGAGATTGGCGAGATGCCGCTGGGCACCCAGGCCCGCCTTTTGCGCGTGCTGGAAAACGGCGAATTCATCAAAGTGGGTTCCTCTAAGGTTCAAAAGACGGATGTGCGCGTAGTGGCGGCCACCAACGTGAACCTGATGCAAGCCGTAGAGCGCGGGCAGTTTAGAGAGGATTTGTACTACCGCCTGAACACCGTACCCATCTCCGTGCCGCCGTTGCGTGAGCGCGGCGAGGACACGCACCTGCTGTTCAGGAAATTTGCCAGCGACTTTGCCGAGCGCTACCATGTAAAGCCCATCACGCTGGTGCCAGAGGCCGTGCATGAACTTCTGCGCTACCGCTTTCCAGGCAACATTCGGCAGTTGAAGAATATTGTGGAGCAGATTTCCGTTCTGGAATATGAGCGCGAGATTTCTGCTGATACCCTGCGCAAGTATCTACCCAAAGAGCAGGTCAACCAATTGCCGGCCATATTGCCGCAGGACCGTTCCTCTGTAGATGGAGCCGGTAACTTTTCTGAGCGCGACCTGCTCTACAAGGTGCTCTTTGACATGCGCAAGGACATGAACGACCTTAAACAACTTGTGTTTGACATCCTTTCACACCAGCAAGAAGATGCCGAGTTGTTGAAGGCCAACAGTCATTTGTTTGATGAGGTCCGCTCCGTTGAAAAGCACGCGCCCGTTTACCGCGGCCCAGAACGCCGCGACGGCTTTGTGCTGGCCATGAATGAGGAGGAAGAAGACTACGAAGAAAAAGTAGAGGACATCTCACACGAAACCGAGGAAGAAAGCCTTTCTTTAGAGCACAAAGAGAAGGAAATGATCCTGAAAGCTCTTAAAAAGCACAACAACAAACGTAAATACGCCGCCAGAGACCTTGGCATTTCTGAACGCACCTTGTATAGAAAACTGAAGCAGTATGATATTGAAGACATGTAA
- a CDS encoding peptide MFS transporter, whose amino-acid sequence MQETTVKKGHPPGLYLLFFTEMWERFSYYGMRGLLILYLTKAAVAGGLGIAESTGNLIYGYFTGFVYFTPIIGGWLAEKYIGQRRSILIGGVLMALGQFSLFSTPDMTNMGAIMGIPMMTAVGLLLIIIGNGFFKPNISAIVGKLYEQGDHRRDAAFTIFYMGINVGAFAAPLVCGILAEDIFATKTVVDGVTTVSEYGFRYGFLAAGIGMIIGQLAFNLLAPKYLGNVGVAPDGKVDKNNPVEKTPLTKEETDRMAVIFIITLFVVFFWAGFEQAGSSLSLYTDKYIDREVFGFLIPTAWFQSVNPLFIVAFAPLTANLWLSLSKRGKDLSIPVKMGLGMILLGVGFLFMVGAVMQRGGNVEDEAVKASIFWLIATYFFHTIGELCLSPIGLSMVSRLSPLAYTSMLMGVWFLAPFVAQIAGGYIASYVEILGPLQVFGLIAGFVIAAGLLLVAIAKKLLYMMHGRGA is encoded by the coding sequence ATGCAAGAAACAACCGTTAAGAAAGGTCACCCGCCAGGGCTCTACCTACTTTTTTTCACCGAGATGTGGGAGCGATTCAGCTACTACGGAATGCGGGGACTTCTTATCCTGTATTTAACAAAAGCTGCCGTAGCGGGTGGGCTTGGCATTGCAGAGTCTACCGGTAATCTCATCTACGGCTACTTTACCGGCTTTGTTTATTTCACGCCCATTATTGGCGGTTGGTTAGCAGAAAAATACATTGGGCAGCGCCGTTCCATCTTGATAGGCGGTGTGTTGATGGCCTTGGGGCAGTTTTCCTTGTTCTCAACCCCAGACATGACCAACATGGGGGCCATTATGGGCATTCCTATGATGACCGCCGTGGGCCTGTTGTTGATTATCATTGGTAACGGTTTCTTCAAACCCAACATTTCTGCCATTGTAGGCAAGCTGTATGAGCAAGGTGACCACCGCCGCGATGCCGCGTTCACCATCTTCTACATGGGTATTAACGTGGGGGCCTTCGCGGCTCCTTTGGTATGCGGTATTTTAGCTGAGGATATTTTCGCCACAAAAACTGTGGTAGACGGTGTCACTACTGTTAGTGAGTATGGTTTCCGTTACGGATTCCTGGCTGCTGGTATTGGTATGATCATTGGCCAGCTGGCGTTCAACCTGTTGGCTCCAAAATATTTGGGCAACGTGGGCGTGGCGCCAGACGGCAAGGTGGACAAAAACAACCCAGTGGAGAAGACGCCTTTGACCAAGGAGGAAACAGACAGAATGGCCGTGATTTTCATCATTACGCTGTTTGTGGTGTTTTTCTGGGCAGGTTTTGAGCAGGCAGGTTCTTCTCTTTCCTTGTATACAGACAAATACATTGACCGCGAGGTGTTCGGCTTCCTGATTCCTACGGCTTGGTTCCAGTCTGTGAACCCATTGTTCATTGTCGCTTTTGCGCCTTTGACCGCTAATCTGTGGCTTTCTTTGAGCAAGCGTGGCAAAGACTTGAGCATTCCTGTGAAGATGGGCTTGGGCATGATTCTCTTAGGAGTTGGTTTCTTGTTCATGGTGGGTGCAGTGATGCAGCGCGGCGGCAACGTAGAGGATGAGGCAGTCAAAGCCAGCATCTTCTGGTTAATTGCCACGTATTTCTTCCATACCATTGGTGAGCTATGTTTGTCGCCTATCGGTTTGTCTATGGTTTCCCGTTTGTCTCCATTGGCCTATACTTCCATGCTGATGGGGGTTTGGTTCCTGGCGCCGTTCGTGGCCCAGATTGCTGGTGGCTATATTGCTTCATATGTAGAGATTCTGGGACCATTGCAAGTGTTTGGGCTTATTGCCGGCTTTGTGATTGCCGCTGGTTTGCTACTGGTAGCCATTGCCAAGAAGTTGTTGTACATGATGCACGGCAGAGGCGCTTAG
- a CDS encoding LptE family protein yields MILKTCKQASAWAVVICLTLFLGGCYSFSGTNISADVKSISITNFNNASGQGPASLQQWVTEDFRDYFQRNTNLRVMPQGGDLQIEGQIMGYSFSPAAIQRTDSPANQGGLDQAGANRLTITVQVKYTDTKNPANSFDQSFNSFFDFPANQDINQINRGQINQIMDRLIYNVFTKTVANW; encoded by the coding sequence ATGATATTGAAGACATGTAAGCAGGCCTCTGCCTGGGCAGTGGTCATTTGTTTGACGCTGTTCCTGGGTGGTTGTTATTCTTTTTCGGGGACTAACATTTCCGCTGATGTAAAGTCCATTTCTATTACTAACTTCAACAATGCGTCTGGCCAGGGGCCGGCAAGTTTGCAGCAGTGGGTGACCGAAGACTTTAGAGATTATTTCCAGCGCAACACCAACCTGCGGGTAATGCCCCAGGGCGGCGACTTGCAGATAGAAGGCCAGATAATGGGCTATTCCTTTAGTCCGGCGGCCATTCAGCGTACAGACTCCCCGGCCAACCAGGGCGGACTGGACCAGGCAGGCGCCAATAGATTGACTATAACCGTGCAGGTAAAATATACAGACACAAAGAATCCAGCCAACAGCTTTGACCAAAGCTTTAACAGCTTCTTTGATTTTCCTGCCAACCAAGACATTAACCAGATTAACAGAGGACAGATCAACCAGATCATGGATAGATTAATCTATAATGTGTTTACAAAAACCGTCGCTAACTGGTAA
- a CDS encoding tetratricopeptide repeat protein, with product MYAPPILQTTLEEEVAVEETPSVFGLIPENEAKSAFPEIAPEEGILEALENLSEEESFDVEAQHHQEEFEAIEEPQAAYSEPVPLDNLSDSLEEVDESVPSLEGNTSKEEDTTQEEEGLILEEDYDQYTIAGTLLSDSEEETEEVIYADEDIAFDEPVVGEESPEEEIHYQQLETPDASEDLVEEAIITDSNPVRSELEASAEESSFDSTEDENITFGTEQDQSSFNTQDAIEVESSEVSSDSTSIPVSEESGNREKIIFETQDETSIEVELVHDSEDASFDVNELEELTLASPLDAEDIQAETFSSIEAAFEEEEPEAPETFDQVQERSEQDAVLVFAEVGEDIPAVQEKVIADSNPTIAAVLEPSYEEDELFSLMQIDSLSTLSAPIPSVNLSHAEIISELTSRPEPEEFSPEENILQEEAAAAAAYQEEALPASPELIEFVAELEGRTPEEKTGPEEVAPSAFPMLQMAPAAAHEVDPVTEKDPYLSIFYHNSLAYWMDSSRLGETIQLRDELTSKKPYYFQPDLILEHVKGNGALEKVNKPIAKLDQQLNIIDQFLKSNPKLKSMAHLQQKNEPQEDLSAKSSKIKRNLASENLALIFIKQGKIKKALKIYEQLIVKFPEKKSYFAEQIEKLRNEL from the coding sequence GTGTACGCACCTCCTATCCTGCAAACCACCCTGGAGGAAGAAGTAGCAGTTGAAGAAACACCATCCGTTTTTGGGCTAATTCCTGAAAATGAGGCCAAAAGCGCCTTCCCGGAAATCGCCCCAGAAGAAGGAATCCTGGAGGCTTTGGAGAACCTTTCTGAAGAAGAAAGCTTTGATGTTGAGGCGCAGCACCACCAGGAAGAATTTGAAGCGATAGAAGAACCACAGGCAGCTTATTCAGAGCCAGTTCCGCTTGATAACCTTTCAGATTCTTTAGAGGAGGTAGACGAGTCAGTACCTTCCCTTGAAGGCAATACCTCTAAAGAGGAGGATACTACCCAGGAGGAAGAAGGCCTTATCTTAGAAGAGGATTACGACCAATACACCATCGCAGGCACCCTTCTATCAGATTCTGAAGAAGAAACAGAAGAAGTTATCTACGCAGATGAAGATATTGCCTTTGATGAGCCGGTTGTAGGAGAAGAATCCCCGGAAGAGGAAATCCATTACCAACAACTAGAGACGCCGGATGCTTCTGAGGATTTGGTGGAGGAAGCCATCATTACTGATTCTAACCCTGTACGTTCAGAATTAGAAGCTTCTGCAGAGGAATCGTCTTTTGATTCAACGGAAGACGAAAATATTACTTTCGGAACTGAGCAGGATCAAAGTTCTTTTAACACGCAAGACGCAATAGAAGTTGAATCCAGTGAGGTTTCTAGTGATTCTACCTCAATCCCTGTTTCAGAAGAAAGTGGAAACAGGGAAAAAATAATCTTTGAAACTCAGGATGAGACAAGCATTGAAGTGGAACTGGTTCATGATTCTGAAGATGCCAGTTTTGATGTAAACGAGTTAGAAGAATTAACTCTTGCTTCTCCTTTAGATGCAGAAGATATCCAAGCGGAAACATTTAGCTCTATTGAGGCTGCCTTTGAAGAAGAGGAACCTGAAGCCCCAGAAACATTTGACCAGGTCCAAGAAAGATCAGAACAAGATGCAGTTCTAGTTTTTGCAGAAGTTGGAGAAGATATTCCTGCTGTCCAAGAAAAGGTTATAGCAGATTCTAATCCTACAATAGCTGCTGTTTTGGAGCCTTCCTATGAGGAGGATGAACTGTTCAGCCTGATGCAGATTGACAGCCTTTCTACGCTTTCGGCCCCTATCCCTAGCGTAAACCTTTCGCACGCTGAAATCATTTCTGAGCTTACCTCGCGTCCAGAGCCGGAGGAGTTTTCTCCAGAGGAAAATATCCTTCAAGAGGAAGCCGCGGCAGCAGCAGCCTACCAAGAGGAAGCGTTGCCAGCCTCCCCTGAATTAATTGAATTCGTAGCGGAGTTAGAAGGCAGAACGCCAGAAGAGAAAACAGGCCCCGAGGAGGTAGCGCCTAGTGCCTTCCCTATGCTGCAGATGGCGCCTGCCGCTGCCCATGAGGTAGACCCGGTTACTGAAAAGGATCCGTACCTGAGCATTTTCTACCACAACAGCCTCGCTTATTGGATGGACTCCAGCCGTTTGGGGGAAACCATTCAGTTACGCGATGAGCTTACCTCTAAGAAGCCGTACTACTTCCAGCCAGATCTTATTCTAGAGCACGTGAAGGGCAACGGGGCCTTGGAGAAGGTAAATAAGCCAATTGCCAAATTAGACCAGCAGCTCAACATCATTGATCAGTTCCTGAAGTCTAATCCCAAGCTTAAGAGCATGGCTCACCTGCAGCAGAAGAATGAGCCGCAGGAAGACCTTTCAGCCAAGAGCTCTAAGATTAAAAGGAACCTGGCTTCAGAGAATCTAGCTCTCATCTTCATTAAACAAGGCAAAATCAAGAAAGCGCTCAAAATTTATGAGCAGCTTATTGTGAAATTCCCCGAAAAAAAGAGTTACTTTGCCGAACAGATTGAAAAATTAAGAAACGAATTGTAA
- a CDS encoding co-chaperone GroES → MALNIKPIAGTANRVIVEPAPAEEKTASGLYIPDTAKEKPQKGTVVAISEEDGEGKKPSVKTGDQVLYGKYAGTEISLDGSDYLIMKESDILAVL, encoded by the coding sequence ATGGCATTAAACATCAAACCAATTGCTGGAACTGCGAACAGAGTGATTGTAGAGCCAGCTCCGGCAGAAGAAAAAACTGCTTCTGGACTTTACATCCCAGACACTGCCAAAGAAAAACCACAAAAAGGAACGGTAGTAGCTATTTCAGAGGAAGATGGTGAAGGCAAAAAACCATCTGTAAAGACGGGTGACCAGGTTTTATATGGTAAATACGCCGGTACTGAAATTTCTCTGGACGGATCAGACTACCTGATCATGAAGGAGTCTGACATCTTGGCGGTTCTTTAG
- the miaB gene encoding tRNA (N6-isopentenyl adenosine(37)-C2)-methylthiotransferase MiaB, with protein sequence MHAPILDLDFIDSRTPEEAAAASCDTKVSVDTNTGRSRKLYIESYGCQMNFSDSEIVSSILFEAGFDTTSDVKQADLVLLNTCSIREKAETTVRHRLLQLQHMKRKRPGLMVGVLGCMAERLKKNLLEEEKMVDLVVGPDAYRDLPALINEVDGGQKAVNVLLSREETYADINPIRLNSNGVSAFVSIMRGCDNMCSFCVVPFTRGRERSRDAHSVVREAEELVKNGYKEVTLLGQNVDSYKWTSEDGAEHVNFAQLLERVALISPDLRVRFSTSHPKDITDEVLYTMKKYDNICKYIHLPAQSGNSRVLDLMNRTYDRAWYIDRVDAIRNILGDECAISTDMISGFCSETEEEHQDTLTLIDYVQYDYAYMFFYSERPGTLAARKLEDDIPLEVKKRRLQEVIDKQRHYSLIRNEKTVGTVQKVLLEGFSKRSHEMLSGRDDKNRMVIIPKMDYQKGDYVNVLITGCSVGTLFGEPIV encoded by the coding sequence ATGCACGCACCCATTCTGGACTTAGATTTTATAGATAGCCGCACCCCTGAAGAAGCGGCGGCCGCTTCCTGTGACACCAAAGTGAGCGTAGACACCAACACGGGTCGTTCGCGCAAACTGTATATTGAGAGCTATGGCTGCCAGATGAATTTCTCTGACAGTGAGATTGTTTCCTCCATCTTGTTTGAAGCAGGTTTTGACACCACCTCAGACGTAAAGCAAGCGGATCTGGTTCTTTTGAACACTTGTTCCATTAGAGAGAAAGCAGAAACCACCGTTCGTCACCGCCTGCTGCAACTTCAGCACATGAAGCGTAAGCGCCCGGGCCTCATGGTGGGCGTGTTGGGTTGCATGGCCGAGCGCCTGAAGAAGAACCTGCTGGAAGAAGAGAAAATGGTAGACCTGGTAGTCGGCCCTGACGCGTACCGTGACCTGCCTGCTTTGATCAATGAAGTGGATGGCGGCCAGAAAGCAGTGAACGTCCTCCTCTCCAGAGAAGAGACCTACGCAGACATTAACCCCATCAGGTTGAACAGCAACGGCGTGAGCGCTTTTGTGTCCATCATGCGCGGTTGTGACAATATGTGTTCTTTCTGCGTGGTACCCTTCACGCGAGGCCGTGAACGCAGCCGTGATGCCCATTCTGTAGTGCGTGAGGCCGAAGAACTGGTAAAGAACGGGTACAAAGAAGTGACTTTGCTGGGCCAGAACGTTGACTCTTACAAATGGACCTCAGAAGATGGTGCTGAGCACGTGAATTTCGCGCAATTGCTGGAACGCGTGGCCTTGATCAGTCCTGATTTACGCGTGCGTTTCTCCACCTCGCATCCCAAAGATATTACAGATGAAGTGCTGTACACCATGAAAAAGTACGACAACATCTGCAAATACATTCACCTGCCGGCGCAAAGCGGAAACTCCCGAGTCCTGGACTTGATGAACCGCACCTATGACCGCGCCTGGTACATAGACCGCGTAGACGCCATCAGAAACATTCTGGGCGACGAGTGCGCCATCTCCACGGACATGATCTCTGGCTTCTGCTCAGAAACCGAGGAAGAGCACCAAGACACGCTCACCTTGATTGACTACGTACAGTATGACTACGCCTACATGTTTTTCTACTCAGAGCGCCCCGGCACCTTGGCTGCCCGCAAACTGGAAGATGACATTCCGTTGGAGGTGAAGAAGCGCCGTCTGCAAGAGGTCATTGACAAGCAACGCCATTATTCGCTCATCCGGAATGAGAAAACCGTAGGAACCGTCCAGAAAGTATTGCTGGAAGGCTTCTCTAAGCGTTCCCATGAAATGCTCAGCGGCCGTGATGACAAGAACAGAATGGTCATCATCCCTAAAATGGATTACCAGAAAGGGGATTACGTGAACGTGCTCATCACGGGCTGCTCCGTGGGTACCCTGTTTGGCGAGCCGATTGTATAA
- the secG gene encoding preprotein translocase subunit SecG gives MYIALISVILFLCVLLILVVLSQNSKGGGLSSQFGGGGTSQLMGVKRTGDLLEKLTWGFAIGIIVLSLSSQFILSGSNDAVESRSVNEQRAGAAAPAAAPAMPQQNAAPAPAVATPGAGTDSAAQ, from the coding sequence ATGTATATTGCTCTGATCAGCGTCATTCTTTTCCTTTGCGTATTGTTGATATTGGTGGTTTTGTCCCAGAACTCCAAAGGAGGCGGACTATCCAGCCAGTTTGGCGGAGGCGGCACCAGCCAGCTAATGGGTGTGAAACGCACAGGAGACCTTCTGGAGAAATTAACATGGGGTTTCGCCATTGGTATCATTGTATTGAGCCTTAGTTCACAGTTTATTCTTTCTGGCAGCAATGACGCCGTAGAAAGCCGCAGCGTAAACGAGCAGCGCGCAGGCGCCGCCGCCCCGGCAGCAGCTCCGGCCATGCCACAGCAAAATGCAGCCCCTGCCCCAGCGGTAGCCACACCAGGTGCCGGTACAGACTCTGCTGCGCAATAG
- a CDS encoding glycoside hydrolase family 25 protein has translation MTTRRAPKRPSKKVSPGRETTSSLWKPLLLGVAGFLVLRLGIEYYKEGGRLAFFRHKVEEATQTKTLTTFQPNDYEVLGLDISHHQQQVDWKLVKNENISFAFIKATEGVQHQDRYFSKHWRSAKKHGILRGAYHFFLPARNAEEQAKNFLDRVHLEAGDLPPVLDVEVTNHQSDQEIRAGVQIWLDAVEEEYDLKPIIYTNYAFYEKHLAGHFDDYPLWLAHYTPENGHIINNHNWSFWQHTDTGRLKGIKGNADLNVFKGTMEDLYNMCYEPK, from the coding sequence ATGACAACCAGACGCGCTCCTAAAAGACCTTCTAAAAAAGTTTCTCCCGGTAGAGAAACCACCTCGTCGCTCTGGAAGCCTTTGCTTTTGGGCGTAGCGGGTTTTCTGGTGCTTAGGCTGGGCATAGAGTATTACAAAGAAGGCGGAAGGCTGGCATTCTTCAGACACAAGGTAGAGGAGGCCACCCAGACCAAAACCCTTACCACTTTTCAGCCCAATGACTATGAAGTGCTGGGACTGGATATTTCGCACCATCAGCAGCAGGTTGACTGGAAACTGGTGAAAAACGAAAACATCTCCTTTGCGTTCATCAAAGCCACCGAAGGTGTGCAACACCAGGATCGCTACTTTTCCAAACACTGGCGGTCGGCTAAAAAGCATGGCATACTGCGGGGGGCCTACCACTTTTTTCTTCCCGCTAGAAATGCAGAAGAGCAGGCCAAGAACTTCCTGGACCGGGTGCATTTAGAAGCAGGAGATTTGCCTCCGGTGCTGGACGTGGAGGTAACCAACCATCAGTCTGACCAAGAAATACGAGCAGGCGTGCAGATTTGGCTAGATGCGGTGGAGGAGGAGTATGACCTAAAGCCCATCATCTACACCAACTACGCCTTTTATGAAAAGCACCTGGCCGGGCATTTCGACGATTATCCTTTGTGGCTAGCTCATTACACGCCAGAAAACGGTCATATAATCAATAACCACAACTGGTCTTTCTGGCAACATACAGATACGGGAAGGTTAAAGGGCATCAAAGGCAACGCTGATCTCAATGTTTTCAAAGGCACCATGGAAGATTTATATAACATGTGCTATGAACCAAAGTAG